ACGGGTGACTTTTTCCCTCGCGTACGCGAGCGGGTATCTAAGCGCATACGCCCAACTTGCCTGTTTTTCCTGGTACTTGACACTTATTCATGCGTTATGTCACGTTCCATTGCGGTTGGTCGCTGCTAGGCCGAAGGAGGCAATTCGTGAACGAGGTGTTGACCGCGTCGGCGGGCCAGGAGGACGACGTCGACCCGGGCCGGGTGGCCCGGGGCAAGCCGGTGGCGTTCAAGGACGGGGTACCGGTGTACGACAGCGGCGGGGCGCCGGCCTTTCTGCGGACGAAAGCCCAACTGGCCGGGGCGCGGCGCAAGCCCGCCGTGGGGCAACGGCCAGCCGCGTACATCTACACCCGCTGGTACCGGGACCGGGTGGCGCTGTGGGACCCGGCGCAGGCGGCGAAGATGCGGCCACTGTCGGCCCTGCAGCGCCGCCAGATGCAGGAGCGCCGGACCTGCACCGACTGCGGCGAGGTGTTCCCCGTTCCGGTGTGGGGGATGTGCGGCGTGTGCCGGGACCGGGAAGCCCGGCGCCGGGCCGATCTGCGCCGCCGGACGTGCCAGGACTGCGGCACCGTCTTCCGCACCCCGGCACCGGCCAGGAACTACGGCGACGGGATGTGCCTGGCATGCGACGAACGCCTCGAGCGAGGACGGCGGGTGGCGCGGTCGCTGGTGGAACGCTCCTGCCGGCGGTGCCTGGTGCAGCTGTACCCGCTCACGGTGTGGGCGGCGATGAGCGAGCGCGAGCAGGCCATGGCCGACTGGCACTGCGCTGCGTGCGAACGCGAGATCGAGCAGGAGCGCGTCCAGGCGCAGCGGCGGGCGGACCGGGCTCGGTGGGACGACCTCGGACCGACCATCGCGTGGGCGCAGAA
The DNA window shown above is from Streptomyces sp. HUAS 15-9 and carries:
- a CDS encoding 3'-5' exonuclease, whose translation is MNEVLTASAGQEDDVDPGRVARGKPVAFKDGVPVYDSGGAPAFLRTKAQLAGARRKPAVGQRPAAYIYTRWYRDRVALWDPAQAAKMRPLSALQRRQMQERRTCTDCGEVFPVPVWGMCGVCRDREARRRADLRRRTCQDCGTVFRTPAPARNYGDGMCLACDERLERGRRVARSLVERSCRRCLVQLYPLTVWAAMSEREQAMADWHCAACEREIEQERVQAQRRADRARWDDLGPTIAWAQKILATPDAYAILDTETTGLTATSRIVEIAVTTASGTVLLDTLLNPGGEPIPAEATAIHGITDTMVEGAPTFSEILPRLTEALAGRRIVIYNREYDTGRLLWELHLHHQAQGTVDLTKQARYAVRRHRAAQAWLDAQEWEVCAMEQYAAFYGDWHDCFGSYTWQKLGGGHRALGDTRAVIRRLEEMAAYPSPFDRMEEPAAA